The following proteins come from a genomic window of Edaphobacter sp. 4G125:
- a CDS encoding glycoside hydrolase family 130 protein: MKRAYFGFCGSQRWCRVLVAAGIVFTLHGQVAAQGKAALKKADWMIGPFERPVEKPVISPLKEPTFTDPITLENVHWEALHTFNPAAIVRNGKIDVLYRAEDDTGSMMIGGHTSRIGLAESDDGIHFARLPTPVLYPGQDTQKENEVPGGVEDPRLVEREDGLYVMTYTQWARERNSYTVGVATSKDLRTWTKYGPAFGTEGKYATLKYKSAGILTQRVGDRLIAAKVKGKYWMYWGEIQIRLATSNDLIHWTPVEDATGQPIVLMRDRPGLFDSAFPEVGPPPLLTRNGIVVIYNAKNAENGSGDQSLKPGTYSVGEALFSGSDPSKLLERPEKPIFQPERSYEKSGQYKAGTTFAEGLVLFHDKLYLYYGCADSHVAVATAPVPDGMR; the protein is encoded by the coding sequence ATGAAGAGAGCGTACTTTGGGTTTTGCGGATCGCAGAGGTGGTGTCGCGTGCTTGTGGCAGCGGGGATTGTCTTTACGCTGCACGGACAGGTCGCTGCACAGGGAAAAGCTGCATTGAAGAAGGCTGATTGGATGATTGGACCGTTCGAGAGACCGGTGGAGAAACCGGTGATCAGTCCGCTCAAGGAACCGACATTTACCGATCCGATCACGTTGGAGAACGTCCATTGGGAGGCGCTCCATACGTTTAATCCAGCAGCGATTGTGCGGAATGGAAAAATCGATGTGCTGTATCGCGCCGAGGACGACACGGGATCGATGATGATCGGCGGACATACCTCGAGGATTGGGCTGGCGGAGAGCGATGACGGTATTCACTTCGCACGGCTGCCGACTCCAGTGCTCTATCCGGGGCAGGATACTCAGAAGGAAAATGAGGTTCCTGGTGGAGTGGAAGACCCGAGGCTCGTGGAGCGGGAGGATGGTCTGTATGTGATGACCTATACCCAATGGGCGCGCGAACGAAATAGTTACACGGTGGGAGTCGCAACGTCGAAGGACCTGCGCACATGGACGAAGTACGGACCGGCGTTCGGGACAGAAGGCAAATATGCGACCTTGAAATACAAGTCCGCAGGGATTCTGACTCAGAGGGTGGGAGATCGTCTGATTGCAGCGAAGGTGAAGGGCAAGTACTGGATGTACTGGGGCGAGATCCAGATCCGGCTGGCGACCTCGAATGACCTGATCCACTGGACACCAGTGGAAGATGCAACGGGGCAGCCGATCGTTCTGATGCGTGATAGGCCGGGACTCTTCGACAGCGCATTTCCGGAGGTGGGACCTCCGCCGCTTCTAACGCGCAATGGAATCGTCGTGATTTACAACGCAAAGAACGCTGAGAATGGCAGCGGCGATCAGAGTCTGAAACCTGGAACGTATTCGGTGGGTGAGGCGCTGTTTTCAGGGAGTGATCCGAGCAAGTTGCTCGAGCGTCCGGAGAAGCCGATCTTTCAACCGGAGCGGTCGTATGAGAAATCTGGACAGTACAAGGCGGGAACGACATTTGCTGAAGGACTGGTTTTGTTTCACGACAAACTTTATCTGTACTACGGCTGTGCGGACTCGCATGTGGCAGTCGCGACAGCTCCCGTTCCGGATGGGATGAGGTAG
- the gyrB gene encoding DNA topoisomerase (ATP-hydrolyzing) subunit B — MATTAVPTGTEVLEHEKTATTAEPKATGNYSAENITVLEGLAAVRKRPAMYIGSTGEQGLHHLVYEVVDNSVDEALAGHATRIDVTIHVDNSITVTDDGRGIPVDNKTVNGKTMPGVQVVLTMLHAGGKFDASNYKVSGGLHGVGVSCVNALSEEFDVEVWRDGFAWTQDYSKGDPISKLRQVGPSKRLGTKIHFLPDKSIFTVTEYNYDTLAQRLRELAFLNKGLEIHLTDERTTDTKTGEAKHQEFKYVGGIAEFIKHLNKGKQVLHDKPIYMEAERDNVAMEIALQYNDAYSETIFTFANNINTVDGGTHLQGFRAALTRTINWAGQQMGLFKDVKENLSGDDVREGLVAVISVKLSQPQFEGQTKGKLNSDIAGTVQAFINERLGAFLEQNPQVAKRIINKAIDAARAREAARKARDLTRRKGALDGGGLPGKLADCSEREPDRCELYLVEGESAGGTAKQGRDRKFQAILPLKGKILNVEKARYDKMLGHEEIRAMITALGCGIGKEDFDATKLRYGKLILMTDADVDGSHIRTLLLTFFFRHMTELIKRGHVYIAQPPLYRIKKGKFEQYIKDDREYVNVMVKRASDGMIIRYGEGASKLEGAALTKFMSQLKDYLDFFDKVEKRLRNEEVTREFADLFAHEGKEPAKRADFESPEKLKAMKVKLEAVAKTYQFKHVGDVEFDEEHKMYSVNFTDAQGAVRKIDWVLASAPETRQMLAKHAQIQDKLVGPFVIEYAAKTTKADATDEAEEVAAEEGVAETAAAPGTALEAKPGKRAAKGSQDPVEKQTAREVFEYVIEQGRKEYQVQRYKGLGEMTAPQLWETTMDPERRTLLQVKLEDIAACEEIFTTLMGEDVESRRKFIEENALDVKNLDI; from the coding sequence ATGGCAACTACGGCAGTCCCCACCGGAACAGAGGTTTTGGAACACGAGAAGACGGCAACCACGGCGGAACCCAAGGCAACGGGCAATTATTCCGCTGAAAACATTACGGTTCTCGAAGGTCTGGCGGCGGTCCGCAAACGGCCGGCGATGTACATTGGTTCAACCGGCGAGCAGGGTCTGCACCACCTGGTCTACGAAGTGGTCGACAATTCGGTGGACGAAGCCCTAGCGGGGCATGCCACCCGGATCGACGTGACGATCCATGTGGACAACTCCATTACCGTGACGGACGATGGTCGCGGCATTCCCGTCGACAACAAAACAGTGAACGGCAAGACTATGCCGGGCGTGCAGGTGGTGCTGACGATGCTGCACGCGGGCGGCAAATTCGACGCTTCGAACTATAAAGTGTCGGGCGGTCTGCACGGGGTAGGCGTAAGCTGCGTAAACGCGCTGAGCGAAGAGTTCGATGTTGAAGTGTGGCGCGATGGCTTTGCCTGGACCCAGGACTACTCCAAGGGTGACCCCATCAGCAAGCTACGCCAGGTTGGCCCAAGCAAACGCCTCGGAACGAAGATCCACTTCCTGCCGGACAAGTCGATTTTCACCGTCACCGAGTACAACTACGACACGCTGGCCCAGAGGCTGCGCGAGCTCGCCTTCCTGAACAAGGGGCTTGAGATTCACCTGACCGACGAGCGCACGACGGATACGAAGACGGGTGAAGCCAAGCATCAGGAGTTCAAGTACGTTGGCGGCATCGCCGAGTTCATCAAGCACCTGAACAAGGGCAAGCAGGTTCTGCACGACAAGCCGATCTATATGGAGGCCGAGCGTGACAACGTGGCCATGGAGATCGCGCTGCAATACAACGATGCGTACTCCGAGACGATCTTTACCTTCGCCAATAACATCAACACTGTTGATGGCGGAACGCACCTTCAAGGATTCCGAGCGGCGCTGACCCGCACGATCAACTGGGCTGGCCAGCAGATGGGCCTGTTCAAGGACGTGAAAGAAAACCTTTCGGGCGATGACGTTCGCGAAGGCCTGGTCGCCGTGATCAGCGTAAAGCTGTCGCAGCCTCAGTTCGAAGGCCAGACGAAGGGCAAGCTGAACTCGGACATCGCGGGAACGGTACAGGCGTTCATCAATGAGCGTCTGGGAGCCTTTCTGGAGCAGAACCCGCAGGTCGCCAAGAGGATCATCAACAAGGCCATCGACGCGGCACGAGCGCGGGAGGCTGCACGCAAAGCACGCGATCTAACCCGCCGTAAGGGTGCGCTGGATGGCGGCGGACTGCCGGGCAAGCTGGCGGACTGCTCCGAACGTGAGCCGGACCGTTGCGAGCTTTACCTCGTCGAGGGTGAAAGCGCAGGCGGAACCGCCAAGCAGGGTCGCGATCGGAAGTTCCAGGCGATTCTTCCGCTGAAGGGTAAGATTCTCAACGTTGAGAAAGCCCGTTACGACAAGATGCTGGGCCACGAAGAAATTCGCGCGATGATCACAGCCCTGGGCTGCGGCATCGGCAAAGAAGACTTCGATGCGACGAAGCTGCGCTACGGCAAGTTGATTCTGATGACCGATGCCGACGTCGACGGATCGCACATCCGCACACTGCTGCTGACGTTCTTCTTCCGCCACATGACGGAACTAATCAAGCGCGGACATGTCTACATCGCGCAGCCACCGCTGTACCGCATCAAGAAGGGCAAGTTCGAGCAATACATCAAGGATGACCGCGAATACGTGAACGTGATGGTGAAACGCGCGTCGGACGGCATGATCATCCGCTACGGCGAAGGAGCCTCAAAGCTGGAAGGTGCGGCACTGACGAAGTTCATGTCGCAGCTAAAGGATTATCTCGACTTCTTCGACAAGGTAGAAAAGCGTCTGCGCAACGAAGAGGTCACGCGCGAATTTGCCGATTTGTTTGCCCATGAGGGTAAGGAGCCGGCCAAGCGTGCTGACTTCGAGTCTCCGGAGAAGCTGAAGGCTATGAAGGTAAAGCTGGAAGCTGTGGCCAAGACTTACCAGTTCAAGCATGTGGGCGACGTGGAGTTCGACGAGGAGCACAAGATGTACTCGGTGAACTTTACGGATGCTCAGGGAGCAGTTCGAAAGATCGACTGGGTGTTGGCGTCTGCTCCTGAGACACGACAGATGCTGGCCAAGCACGCACAGATTCAGGACAAGCTGGTTGGGCCATTCGTGATCGAGTATGCAGCGAAGACAACGAAGGCCGATGCTACAGATGAAGCCGAGGAGGTTGCCGCGGAAGAGGGTGTAGCTGAGACGGCAGCGGCACCAGGCACAGCCCTAGAAGCCAAGCCGGGTAAGCGCGCCGCGAAGGGATCACAGGATCCTGTAGAGAAGCAAACGGCACGCGAGGTCTTCGAATATGTGATCGAACAGGGTCGCAAAGAGTATCAAGTCCAGCGATACAAGGGTCTGGGCGAGATGACGGCTCCGCAGCTTTGGGAGACCACGATGGATCCGGAGCGCAGGACGCTGCTGCAAGTGAAGCTGGAAGACATTGCGGCCTGCGAAGAGATCTTCACCACCCTGATGGGCGAAGATGTCGAGAGCCGCAGGAAGTTCATCGAAGAGAATGCACTGGATGTAAAGAACCTGGATATCTAA
- a CDS encoding glucuronyl esterase domain-containing protein: MKMKQAIPACVMMLCAMAWGQNPPPSMVAGIPVNYDEAKVGTYTFPDPLMLNNGKSVKDAKTWWKKRRPEIVSIFEKQQYGIAPGRPKEESFEVVERGTPALKGKAIRKRVDIHLSTEKNTPVIHLVEYLPAAAKKPVPMLLSISFGAPSNSVDDPGLPVGEVWDIKTHAKIPANKARTFGKLNVEPVLEAGIGVATFYYGDVDPDFAEGFANGIRSHYLKPGETKRGPEDWGSIAAWAWGMSRVQDYFETDKSVDAKRVAIHGVSRLGKTVMWAGAHDQRFAAVIASCSGEGGAALSHRDYGETIAHLTAPTRFPYQFAENYGKWAGFPDKAPMDANMLIALIAPRPLLLQTGNTDYWSDPKGEFLAEVAAGPVYKLLGKSDLGTETWPAAKQPILHDLSYYMHDGGHGMVPSDWDVYVEFLKVHLHPER; the protein is encoded by the coding sequence ATGAAGATGAAGCAGGCGATTCCCGCGTGTGTGATGATGCTATGCGCGATGGCATGGGGACAGAATCCACCTCCTAGCATGGTCGCGGGGATTCCGGTGAACTACGACGAAGCGAAGGTGGGGACATATACGTTTCCTGATCCTCTGATGTTGAACAATGGCAAATCGGTGAAGGATGCAAAGACGTGGTGGAAAAAGCGGAGGCCGGAGATCGTCTCGATCTTTGAGAAGCAGCAATATGGGATTGCTCCAGGACGTCCCAAGGAAGAGAGTTTCGAGGTGGTGGAGAGGGGTACGCCTGCGCTGAAGGGGAAAGCAATCCGGAAGCGAGTCGATATCCATCTTTCGACAGAGAAGAACACGCCAGTGATCCATCTGGTGGAGTACCTTCCGGCGGCAGCAAAGAAGCCGGTCCCGATGCTGCTGAGCATCAGCTTTGGCGCGCCATCCAATTCGGTGGACGATCCGGGGCTTCCGGTAGGTGAAGTGTGGGATATAAAGACCCACGCGAAGATTCCTGCGAACAAGGCACGCACCTTCGGCAAGTTGAATGTAGAGCCGGTTCTGGAAGCGGGAATTGGAGTGGCGACCTTCTACTACGGCGATGTCGACCCGGACTTTGCCGAGGGCTTTGCGAATGGAATTCGCTCGCATTACCTCAAGCCTGGAGAGACAAAGCGTGGCCCGGAGGATTGGGGTTCGATTGCAGCATGGGCCTGGGGGATGAGCCGTGTGCAGGACTACTTCGAGACTGACAAAAGCGTGGATGCGAAGCGGGTGGCGATCCATGGAGTCTCACGGCTGGGTAAGACAGTGATGTGGGCCGGAGCACATGACCAGAGATTTGCAGCGGTGATTGCAAGCTGCTCAGGCGAGGGCGGAGCCGCGCTGAGTCATCGTGACTACGGCGAGACGATTGCGCACCTGACGGCGCCAACGAGGTTTCCATATCAGTTTGCAGAGAACTACGGGAAATGGGCGGGGTTCCCGGACAAGGCTCCGATGGATGCAAATATGCTGATCGCGCTGATTGCGCCGCGGCCACTACTACTGCAAACAGGAAATACGGATTACTGGTCCGATCCGAAGGGAGAATTTTTAGCGGAGGTAGCGGCAGGGCCGGTGTACAAGTTGCTGGGCAAGAGTGATCTGGGAACGGAGACATGGCCTGCGGCGAAGCAACCGATCCTGCATGATCTGAGTTACTACATGCATGACGGCGGGCACGGGATGGTACCGAGCGACTGGGACGTCTATGTGGAGTTTCTGAAGGTGCATCTACATCCGGAACGGTAG
- the typA gene encoding translational GTPase TypA, translated as MSTQQTIRNIAIIAHVDHGKTTLVDAMLRQSGTFRSNEAIAERVMDSNDLERERGITILAKNTAIHYKGSKINIVDTPGHADFGGEVERALKMVDGVVLLVDASEGPLPQTRYVLGKALEAKLTPILVINKIDRPDARPQEVVNEVYDLFIDLDADESVLEFPIIYTNGKAGTATMDLAKPGTDLMPLFDLVLNTIPVAPGSPDGDLQVLVTNLDYSDYLGRLAIGRVFNGTLRNGQEVNVSRADGSLAPVKITKLFTYDGLKRIDTDSTEVGDIVAIAGIENITIGDSFCAIEDPKPLPRIKIDDPTIAMVFSVNNGPFAGKEGKQVTSRNIKERLDRELLVNVSIRVEDTGSPDSFKVMGRGELQLSVLIENMRREGFELMVSRPTIVTKRINDELMEPSEILSVDVPEEFSGTVIQKLGPRKGEMAKMSNHGSGRVRMEFNVPSRGLIGLRNEMLTETRGTIIMNSIAGDYIPYTGEIPQRPSGALISDRQGTTTTYALSGLEDRGILFVPDGIEVYEGMIVGEHSRDNDLDVNCVREKKLTNMRASGSDDALRLTPYKQLTLEQTIEFVADDELVEVTPKSLRMRKRVLQANRRPRKGQVE; from the coding sequence GTGAGCACCCAGCAGACGATCCGTAACATCGCCATTATCGCCCACGTTGACCACGGCAAGACCACGCTTGTTGATGCCATGCTCCGCCAGTCGGGCACCTTTCGCTCGAACGAGGCCATCGCTGAACGAGTCATGGACTCGAATGATCTTGAAAGAGAGCGTGGCATTACTATTCTGGCTAAGAACACGGCCATCCACTACAAGGGTTCGAAGATCAACATCGTCGATACGCCGGGCCATGCCGACTTTGGCGGTGAGGTAGAGCGCGCACTGAAGATGGTCGATGGTGTGGTGTTGCTGGTCGACGCCTCCGAGGGGCCGTTACCGCAGACCCGTTACGTGCTGGGCAAGGCGCTTGAGGCGAAGCTGACTCCGATCCTGGTGATCAACAAGATCGATCGCCCCGACGCCCGTCCTCAGGAGGTCGTCAACGAGGTCTATGACCTGTTTATCGACCTCGACGCCGACGAGAGCGTGCTCGAGTTCCCGATCATCTACACCAACGGTAAAGCGGGGACGGCAACGATGGACCTGGCTAAGCCGGGCACGGACCTGATGCCTCTCTTCGACCTGGTCCTTAACACGATCCCGGTCGCACCCGGCTCGCCCGACGGCGATCTGCAGGTGCTGGTCACCAACCTCGATTACTCGGATTATTTGGGTCGTCTGGCGATCGGCCGTGTCTTCAACGGCACCCTGCGCAACGGGCAAGAGGTCAACGTCTCGCGCGCTGATGGTTCGCTGGCACCGGTCAAGATCACCAAGCTCTTCACCTACGATGGCCTGAAGCGTATCGATACCGACTCTACCGAAGTTGGCGACATCGTCGCGATTGCGGGCATTGAGAACATCACAATCGGCGATAGCTTCTGCGCAATTGAGGACCCAAAGCCACTGCCGCGCATCAAGATCGATGATCCGACGATTGCGATGGTCTTCTCGGTCAACAACGGTCCGTTTGCGGGCAAGGAAGGCAAACAGGTCACCAGCCGCAACATCAAGGAGCGTCTGGACCGCGAGCTACTGGTTAATGTCTCGATTAGAGTCGAGGACACCGGGTCGCCGGACAGTTTCAAGGTGATGGGCCGTGGCGAGCTGCAGCTCTCCGTTCTGATCGAGAATATGCGTCGCGAAGGCTTTGAGCTGATGGTCTCGCGTCCAACAATCGTCACCAAGCGTATTAACGATGAGTTGATGGAGCCTTCGGAAATCCTCTCGGTAGACGTTCCCGAGGAGTTTTCGGGCACGGTTATCCAGAAACTTGGGCCGCGCAAGGGCGAGATGGCCAAGATGAGCAATCACGGTTCTGGGCGCGTTCGCATGGAGTTCAATGTGCCGTCGCGTGGCCTGATCGGTCTGCGCAACGAGATGCTGACCGAGACCCGTGGCACGATCATCATGAACTCGATCGCCGGCGACTATATTCCATACACGGGCGAGATCCCGCAGCGTCCCTCTGGCGCGCTGATCTCCGACCGTCAGGGTACAACGACGACATATGCTCTTTCGGGCTTGGAGGATCGCGGCATCCTGTTCGTCCCCGATGGCATCGAGGTCTACGAAGGCATGATTGTCGGCGAGCACTCGCGCGATAACGATCTCGACGTGAACTGCGTGCGCGAGAAGAAACTGACCAACATGCGCGCTTCGGGTTCTGACGATGCTCTGCGCTTGACGCCGTACAAGCAGCTGACCCTGGAGCAGACAATCGAGTTTGTGGCTGATGACGAGCTGGTTGAGGTGACTCCGAAGTCGCTGCGTATGCGTAAGAGAGTCTTACAGGCGAATCGCAGGCCACGAAAAGGACAGGTGGAGTAA
- the rpmI gene encoding 50S ribosomal protein L35 → MPKLKTHSGAAKRFKKTGTGKFKRGQSKMRHILTSKKTKTKRHLRSITLVSEADSAKVARMIPYA, encoded by the coding sequence ATGCCAAAGTTGAAGACACACTCAGGCGCTGCCAAGCGCTTCAAGAAGACCGGCACGGGCAAGTTCAAGCGCGGCCAGTCCAAGATGCGCCACATCCTCACCTCGAAGAAGACCAAGACCAAGCGCCACCTGCGCTCGATCACCCTGGTCTCTGAGGCGGATTCGGCCAAAGTCGCCCGCATGATTCCTTACGCCTAA
- the rplT gene encoding 50S ribosomal protein L20 — MPRVKRSTKRSDRRKKILKRASGYFLTKSKLYQAAQEAVERSLMFAYTGRKQKKRQFRSLWIVRIGAAAKLNGLSYSTFIDGLKKAGNQLDRKILADIAANDAAGFTALAEQAKAALAAAKSAKAA, encoded by the coding sequence ATGCCCCGCGTAAAACGGAGTACAAAACGCAGCGACCGCCGCAAAAAGATTCTTAAGCGCGCAAGCGGTTATTTCCTCACGAAATCCAAGCTCTATCAGGCAGCCCAGGAAGCCGTCGAGCGCTCCCTGATGTTCGCCTATACCGGACGCAAGCAGAAGAAGCGCCAGTTCCGCTCCCTCTGGATCGTCCGCATCGGCGCTGCCGCCAAGCTGAACGGTCTAAGCTACTCGACCTTCATCGACGGCCTCAAGAAGGCTGGCAATCAGCTTGATCGCAAGATCCTTGCTGACATCGCCGCCAACGATGCGGCAGGCTTCACCGCCCTCGCCGAGCAGGCCAAGGCAGCTCTCGCTGCCGCGAAGTCCGCAAAGGCTGCGTAA
- a CDS encoding SDR family oxidoreductase, with amino-acid sequence MSQSQIANTSPSQRRILVLGATSGIAEATCRIWASQGASLFLVARNAEKLAAVAADLRARGASFVDTAVSDLDDTDAHPALLAHAVNSLGGLDVAYLAHGVLGDQTRAEQEFNTAAHILHTNFMAPVSLVTWLANFFVQRRSGVIAVLSSVAGDRGRKSNYVYGSSKAGLSAFLAGLRNRVDREGVTVLTIKPGPTKTAMTAGMKGAEKFADVNAVARSIVAAIDKRKDNLYVPFQWQPIMFVIRHIPERVFKKLNL; translated from the coding sequence ATGAGTCAAAGTCAGATCGCAAATACCTCCCCATCGCAACGCAGGATTCTTGTTCTCGGGGCCACCTCGGGAATCGCCGAGGCGACTTGCCGCATCTGGGCCTCGCAAGGCGCGAGTCTCTTTCTCGTCGCGCGGAATGCTGAAAAACTCGCTGCTGTGGCAGCCGATCTCCGCGCCCGTGGAGCCAGCTTTGTCGATACCGCCGTCTCCGACCTCGACGATACGGATGCGCATCCAGCCCTGCTGGCCCACGCGGTGAACTCGCTTGGCGGACTCGATGTGGCTTATCTGGCGCATGGTGTTCTGGGTGATCAAACTCGCGCCGAGCAGGAATTTAACACCGCCGCGCACATTCTTCATACCAACTTCATGGCTCCTGTCTCGCTCGTCACCTGGCTGGCGAACTTCTTCGTTCAGCGACGCTCCGGTGTGATCGCGGTATTGTCGTCGGTCGCTGGTGATCGTGGCCGCAAGTCAAACTATGTCTACGGCTCATCGAAGGCTGGCCTCTCGGCGTTCCTTGCGGGGCTTCGCAACCGTGTCGACCGCGAGGGTGTCACCGTTCTAACCATCAAACCCGGCCCGACAAAGACAGCAATGACAGCCGGAATGAAGGGTGCGGAGAAGTTTGCGGACGTCAATGCCGTTGCACGGTCTATCGTGGCGGCCATCGATAAACGCAAGGACAATCTCTACGTTCCGTTCCAGTGGCAGCCCATCATGTTCGTGATCCGCCACATTCCAGAGCGCGTCTTCAAGAAGCTGAACCTGTAA
- a CDS encoding FAD-binding oxidoreductase, translating into MSLRSTGEESSVKAPFESWGRYPLYRANVIPLHWQSDFPAVTQNLHNGILPVGLGRSYGDVGLLKDGNLLVTTGMDRIIAFDPETGLLTAEAGISLAQILDFAVPRGFFLPVTPGTKYVTLGGAIANDIHGKNHHVAGTFGCHVTEFELVRSDGTVIRCSPSQNPEFYAMTIGGLGLTGFIRWATLRLKPIVSRKIDYEGIQFHGIDEFLALTEASKEIEYTVSWVDCTSTGKNFCRGIFMQGDHSTKRAELKRSPEPKLVFPFDAPGFLLNHLSVAAFNTLFFHKQIQKRQVTLQDYEPFFYPLDKVLHWNRMYGKSGLLQFQYAIPWDLAREGTVAILKEVAKSGLASFLAVLKAFGDVPSPGVMSFPKPGITLALDFPIKPDKSFPLFERLADMTLEFGGRLYPAKDAAMTAAQFQAFYPQWQQLARFRDPMITSSFWERVTGDQPNL; encoded by the coding sequence ATGAGCCTCCGCAGTACCGGCGAAGAGTCTTCGGTGAAAGCTCCTTTCGAATCATGGGGTCGTTATCCCCTCTATCGGGCCAACGTTATTCCTTTGCACTGGCAGAGCGACTTTCCTGCCGTTACGCAGAACCTGCACAACGGAATCCTTCCTGTCGGCCTCGGGCGTAGCTACGGTGACGTAGGTCTGCTCAAGGACGGTAATCTGCTCGTTACCACGGGCATGGACCGCATCATCGCCTTCGATCCCGAGACAGGTCTGCTTACCGCAGAAGCTGGAATCTCGCTGGCACAGATTCTTGACTTCGCCGTACCGCGTGGCTTCTTTCTTCCGGTTACTCCTGGAACGAAGTACGTCACCCTTGGCGGTGCCATCGCGAACGATATTCACGGCAAGAACCACCACGTTGCCGGAACCTTCGGTTGTCATGTAACCGAGTTTGAGCTGGTTCGCTCCGATGGAACCGTTATCCGTTGCTCGCCTTCCCAGAACCCTGAGTTCTACGCCATGACGATTGGCGGTCTCGGCCTAACCGGATTCATTCGCTGGGCGACCCTGCGACTCAAGCCCATCGTCTCGCGCAAGATCGATTACGAGGGCATCCAGTTCCACGGTATCGATGAGTTTCTCGCCCTTACCGAGGCCAGCAAAGAGATTGAGTACACGGTGAGCTGGGTCGACTGCACCTCGACCGGAAAAAACTTCTGCCGCGGCATCTTCATGCAGGGCGATCACTCGACAAAACGCGCCGAGTTGAAGCGTTCACCCGAGCCGAAGCTGGTCTTTCCCTTCGACGCTCCCGGATTCCTGCTGAACCATCTGAGCGTCGCGGCCTTCAATACGCTCTTCTTCCATAAGCAGATTCAGAAGCGCCAGGTTACCTTGCAGGATTACGAACCCTTCTTCTATCCACTCGACAAGGTCCTGCACTGGAATCGCATGTATGGAAAGAGCGGCCTCTTGCAGTTCCAGTACGCGATCCCGTGGGACCTCGCGCGCGAAGGTACGGTCGCAATCCTAAAGGAGGTCGCAAAGTCTGGCCTCGCCAGCTTCCTTGCGGTCCTCAAGGCCTTCGGCGATGTTCCGTCTCCCGGTGTGATGAGCTTTCCCAAGCCGGGCATCACGCTTGCGCTCGACTTCCCGATTAAGCCGGATAAGAGCTTTCCGCTTTTCGAGCGGCTCGCCGATATGACGCTTGAGTTTGGCGGACGGCTTTATCCTGCGAAGGACGCGGCAATGACCGCTGCGCAGTTCCAGGCCTTCTATCCGCAGTGGCAACAGCTGGCCCGCTTCCGCGATCCCATGATCACTTCCAGTTTCTGGGAGCGGGTCACCGGAGACCAACCGAATCTATGA
- a CDS encoding cysteine dioxygenase, producing MSIPEIADCTHPLRTSVADFVTGLRELERDLITKDRIAEYMAATTLRPEALHDYVWWRDSFYTRNLIYRDELFEVMTICWSPGQKTAIHTHNGQLGWMTVSQGEIFTHEYHHERCNAPENQNVVNIDCLGGATEIQLDKIRTVSCAEGTGMVTVDKLQTIHQIENAGKTGCISLHVYSKPFDSCIAFDLEHQRCYRRQLSYFSKEGHRIEK from the coding sequence ATGTCGATTCCAGAGATTGCTGACTGTACCCACCCGCTGCGGACAAGCGTAGCGGACTTCGTCACCGGACTACGCGAACTGGAGCGGGACCTTATCACCAAAGACAGAATCGCCGAATACATGGCCGCAACCACCTTGCGTCCCGAAGCGCTGCACGACTACGTCTGGTGGCGCGACAGTTTCTACACACGCAATCTGATCTACCGCGATGAACTCTTCGAGGTCATGACCATCTGCTGGTCGCCTGGTCAAAAGACCGCGATCCATACTCACAACGGCCAGCTCGGCTGGATGACTGTATCGCAAGGCGAGATCTTCACCCACGAATACCACCACGAACGCTGCAACGCTCCTGAGAACCAGAACGTCGTTAACATCGACTGTCTCGGCGGCGCCACGGAGATCCAGCTCGACAAGATCCGCACCGTAAGCTGCGCCGAAGGCACCGGAATGGTGACTGTCGATAAGCTCCAGACGATTCATCAGATCGAAAATGCCGGGAAAACCGGCTGCATCAGCCTGCATGTCTATTCGAAGCCCTTCGACTCCTGCATCGCCTTCGACCTCGAACACCAGCGCTGCTATCGCCGCCAGCTAAGCTACTTCAGCAAAGAAGGCCACCGCATCGAGAAGTAA